Below is a window of Microbacterium croceum DNA.
GTTCGTCCGACGGATCCGGAACCGGCAGCTCTGGCTGCCGATCATCCTGCTGACTCAGGTCGGCGAGTCCTGGGAGCGCAGTGCCGCGCTCGACGAGGGTGCGGACGACTATCTGAACAAACCCTTCGATCCGCACGAGCTGATCTCGCGGATCCGCGCTGTCCTGCGCCGCAGCTCTCAGGGGGCCGGCTCACTGAGAGGCGCGCAGCGCCTTCGCGCACTGGACATCACGCTGGACCGCACGGCCCGTCGCGTCTGGCGGGGCGACATCGAGCTCACGCTGACCCCGAAGGCGCTGACACTGCTCGAGTACCTCATGCTGCATCCGCAGGAGGTGCACTCCCGCGAGCGGCTGCTGTCCGCACTGTGGGGTTTCGACTTCGCCTCATCGAGCCGCGCGGTCGACCATAGGATCGCGGAGCTGCGGCGCGTGCTGGGTGACTCTGCCGGGGAGGCACGACTGATCGAGACCGCACAGAGCATGGGCTACCTCTTCGTGCCGCGTGTGGTGTCCGCATGACCGACCGGCGCGGCATCGCGCTCGGAGTCGTGACGGCTGTGCCGGTGGGTCTGTGCGCGATCGCCGCCGGCGCCATGGCCGCAGCGGGCGATCAGCGTCTTCTCGCGATCGACCTCGCGCTCCCCGGCGCCGTGCTCATCGCGGGCGCCCTCGTCTCGGCCATCCCGGCGGGCCTGCTGATCGCGCACGGAGCGAGACGTCGGGGGCGCGCTCGGATGCAGAAGGCGGTGACCGAGGCAGTGACGCAGGCGACGCTGCAGGAGCGCACCAATCATCAGCGGTTCCTCGCGCGTCTCGACCACGAGCTGAAGAATCCGCTCACCGCGATCCGCGCGACCGCGGCGGCCGCGCAGGGAGACTCTGCTCTCGCCGAGTGGCGCGTCATCGACGCGCAGGCGGCCAAGTTGAGCACTCTGGTGCGAGACCTCCGCAAGCTGGCGGAGCTGGAGACCCGCCCTCTGGAACGTGAGATGGTCGACCTCGAACAGCTGCTCACCGAAGCCATCAACGCTCTGTCGATCCAGAACCCGGCGGCGGGCGCACGGATGACGCTCACCGTCACCCGGGTGCCG
It encodes the following:
- a CDS encoding sensor histidine kinase, which produces MTDRRGIALGVVTAVPVGLCAIAAGAMAAAGDQRLLAIDLALPGAVLIAGALVSAIPAGLLIAHGARRRGRARMQKAVTEAVTQATLQERTNHQRFLARLDHELKNPLTAIRATAAAAQGDSALAEWRVIDAQAAKLSTLVRDLRKLAELETRPLEREMVDLEQLLTEAINALSIQNPAAGARMTLTVTRVPWPVPPLTADLDLLSLAVDNVLANAAKYSTQGPIEVRLREQDGWAVIDVADAGRGIPAGDLPTVFDELARAQNARDVSGSGIGLTLVATVMRHHGGEVSVRSAEGAGTVLTLRLPIRH
- a CDS encoding response regulator transcription factor, producing MIAERSDRPRILLVDDDEAITGALAAFLGRSGFDVRIAEDGRAGLAEVERDVPDLVVCDVVMPHVDGREFVRRIRNRQLWLPIILLTQVGESWERSAALDEGADDYLNKPFDPHELISRIRAVLRRSSQGAGSLRGAQRLRALDITLDRTARRVWRGDIELTLTPKALTLLEYLMLHPQEVHSRERLLSALWGFDFASSSRAVDHRIAELRRVLGDSAGEARLIETAQSMGYLFVPRVVSA